The Pseudanabaena sp. PCC 6802 genomic interval CTTTGGCGCAGCGATCGCTGATTGAGAAAAGCGTTGGCAGTTTCACTTTACAACCTGTGGTGATGGAGTATGTGACGGAACAGTTGCTAGGACATATCTGCGAAGAGTTGGAGACGCAGGAGTTAGATTTGTTTATCAGTCATGCCTTGATTTTAGCTCAGGCAAAGGACTACATCCGAGAGAGTCAAATTCGCGTCATCCTAGCACCATTGGCGCAAAGACTTGTGGACAAATGGCGATTGAAGCAAGAAGTGGAATATCGACTGAAAAGTATTTTAGACAAGCTGCGATTGACTGCGTCGCACGAGCTAAGGGAATCTCACAGCTTAGTTGGATATGCTGGCGGGAATATTCTCAACCTATTGAACCAACTTCAGCTCGATCTGAGCGGTTCCGACTTCTCTCATTTAAGTATTTGGCAAGCCTATCTGGTGGATACAGATCTGCATCGAGTTAACTTTGCCCATGCCAACTTCTCAAAATCGGTTTTCAAGCAAACGTTTAGTGGAGTTTTTACCGTTGCTTTCAGCTCGGATGGGAGGTCGCTCGTTGCAGGAGACTCACTTGGTCAGGTCTTACTGTGGCGCGTTCCCAACGGCCAACCTCTTTGGCAGGCAATCGGACATACTCAATGGGTGCGATCGGTTGACTTTAGTCCTGATGGAGCATCCGTAGTTAGCAGTAGTTTAGATGGCAGTATCAAACTATGGGATACCCGTACGGGGCAACTGCTGCAAACGTTACCAGGACACAGCCCCCTCCGCGTTGTTACCTTTAGTCCCGATGGCACTACGATTGCCAGTGGCGGTCTCGATCGCGCTATCCGAATATGGGATGCCAAGACTGGGCAATTACTGCAAGCCTGGCAAGGACATACAAACACGGTCAAGTCCCTAGCTTTTAGTCCTGATGGCACCAAGCTTGCTAGTGGTAGCTTCGATCGTACGATCAAAATCTGGGATGTTAGCACAGGTCAACTTCTAAAGACCTTACCAGGACACGATGGCATCATTCTGTCCGTGGATTGGCATCCCGATGGTGCAACCATTGCAAGCTGTGGTGGAGATCGTGTCATCAAACTGTGGAACGCCTTCACGGGAAAACTGGTGAAGATCCTGGAGGGGCACACCCACTGGATATGCTGCCTGCAATTCAGTACTGACGGTCGAATTCTCATTAGTGGCAGCGACGATCGCACCATCAAGCTCTGGGATGTTCCCACTGGAAAACTCTTAAGAAACTTGCCGGGTCACCGCTACTGGGTGATGGCAGTGGCACTTAACGCTGATAGCACAATCGCTGCCAGTGGTAGTGAAGACCAAACTGTGAAGTTCTGGGAAGTGAGCACTGGAAAACTGCTCAACACTTTGCAAGGGCATAGCAATTCAGTTCTTAGCGTAGCCTGGAGTATAGATGGTCAGGTGCTTGCCAGTGGTAGCGCGGATTTCACTGTCAGTCTTTGGGATGCCAATATTGGCGAACATGTGAAAAGGTTATCGAGGCACACCCACGGAGTATGGTCGATTGCCTTTAGTCCCGATGGCAGGTTCCTTGCCAGTGGAAGCGATGACAGTACCATCAAACTGTGGGAAGCAAATGCGGGTTCTCTGATTCGCACGTTTGAAGGACATACACACTGGGCATTGTCGATCGACTTTAGCCCCGATGGGACTAAACTGGTTGCTGGCAGTATGGATCAGGGTGTGTGGCTTTGGGAAGTCAATAACGAACAGGCTTTCCAGAGATGGCAAGGGCATACCAATTTGGTGTGGTCTGTGAACTTTAGCTCAAATGGACAGGTTCTTGCCAGTGGTGGTGACGACTATACCGCCAAGCTGTGGGATGTCCAGAGCGGGCAGGTTATCCAAACTTTTGTACATCCCAATTCCGTTCTATCAGTCAAATTTAGTGTTGACCAGACAGCGCTTATTACAGGAGGAGCAGATTGCCTTATTAGAATCTGGGATTTGAGTACGGGCCAAATAGCAAGAACACTCTCCGACCACACAGATCGGATCTTAGCGATCGCTCTCAATCGCGAGGGCACGTTGATTGCCAGCAGCAGTGCCGATCGGACAGTGAAATTGTGGGATATCAATACGGGAGAACTATTGCAAACCCTACAAGGGCATAACTATTGGGTGCATTCAGTTGCTTTTAGCCCGAATGGCGATCGCCTTGCCAGCGGTAGTGGCGATGGCACGATTAGGCTGTGGGATGTCGAGACAGGTGGGTGCTTAACTACACTCAGAACACCCAGACCCTATGAAGGCACGAACATTGCAGGTGCTATCGGATTGACTGAAGCTCAAAAAATGACGCTGAAGGCATTGGGAGCAATTGAACTGGAATCAGTTGCTAATTTCGTTGGCTAAGCTTCAGACAAATGATTGCATGGTCTTGGCGGGTAATCGGGTAAAAGTAAGCCAAAACTAGACTCAATCCTAAAAGGAGAGCTGTGGCTGGCCCAAATATCAGGCGAATCACCCAAAGTGCGGCATCGGGTTGAGCCAAAACTTGCTGTCCAGCAACGTTGGACACAAATCCTGCCCAGTCTAGTGATTTGCCAACCCCAAATAGAGCGATCGCTGCTCCAAATTTCTGAAATTGAGTCATAAAGCCATAAAAAATACCTTCCCGACGCTGTCCATGCAAAAGTTCATCCAGATCGACCACATCAGGCAACATAGAAAATGGAACTAGGAGAACAACTGAAGCTCCAATCCCTCTCAGTACGCTTAGTGCGTACAGCCAAACCACCTGCCCCGGTTGCAGAAAAAACATACCTATTTGCGCCAAAATCGCAATGGGTATGCCTATCGAGTAAATAACTCGTTTATCTACTCTATATCTCGCTGCATTCCAAACAACCAGCGTGAGGACGATCGCCACCTGAGCCGCCAGCACCACTTGAGTAACGATTCGATCTGATAGCCTCATCCAATTCACGATGAAGTAGGGTGTGGTGGTCAGCATCACGTTGATCGCTAAGTTGGAAAAAAAATAGATGCCAACCACACACAAAAACGAGCGGTTTTGGAGAATTAGATGCAACTGCGAACGAAAAGTGTGTCCTATAGAAGGAACGGGTTGCTCGCTTGACTGCTCTGTTTTAACCTGTCTGCGGATTCTCAGCGCGCTGAAATACATCACCAGTACAGCAAACCCTGCAAATACCCCACCCACTAACTGATACTGAAGAGTAGAGTTAGCGACAATTGAGAAAATTGTTCGGGCTAACACTAAAGATACGATCGATCCACCGATCGTGAACATAGACTGGATGCTACTCAAACTGGTACGCTCCGTGTAGCTCTGGGTAAGCCCAGGTGCAAGAGCTTGGTATGGCACTGTAATCGCTGTAAAAGCAGTATCGAATAGGATAGAAACAATCGCGTAGTACCAAAATAGGCTATTCTGGCGGGAGTCGAAGCCGAGACCAAAATTAGGAACGACCCAGAGCATTGCAAAGAAAATGCCAAAAGGAATCACACCCCACAAAATCCAGTGAGATCGAGTCCCCCAACGAGACTGAGTGCGATCGCTCAACCATCCAACCAACGGATCGTTAATAGCATCCCAAACTCTACCAATCAGCAACACCATTCCAGCTAAAGACGCGTTTAAACCCGCTATATTTGTCAGGAAATACAGAAAAAATAGTGCTTGGATTGTAGAGGGAGCCGCGATCGCTAAGTATCCAGCTCCATAGGTTAATTTCGTACTAAAACTTAGTTGCTCTGATGGTGTTTCTTGAGATTTCATATTCCACGTCGGTTGTGATACAAGATGTAGTAATTGGATTGTTCATTAATCGATTTGAGCTTAAACTACCGATTTAGGCTGCAACATCAGATCTATAGTACTACCGACTAATCTTTGCAATCCTCACATGGATTGCTTAGTTTTTTGTTGGGCGACCCGAAGGCTGTATAAATTGACAGAGCGGTCATGCAGATTGTAAACGCAGCGATCGCTCCCAATCGAGAGGGCACGTTGATTGCCAGCAGCAGTGCCGATCGGACGGTAAAGTTGTGGGATATCAATACGAGAGAACTATTGCAAACCCTACAAGGGCATACCTATTGGGCGCACTTAGCGCCGATGGAAAGCGTCTAGCCAGTGGTAGTGGCGACGGCACAATTAAGTTGTGGGATGTCAAGACAGGCGAGTGTTTAACTACGCTCAGAACCCCCAGGCCCTATGAAGGTAAGAACATCACAGGTCCCACTGGATTGACTGGATCGCAAAAAATAGCATTGAAGGTGTTGGGAGCCATAGAGTTAAGCTGACATTCATCTTGGAGATAGAAGCTGCGATGATGGCAACATGTCACAGTTTGGGGTGTAAATCGACATGAAGTTTGAGCGTTACAAAATTAAATAATTTTCGCGATCGCATGAGAGGATAACTGCGATAAACTTAACTTAAGTGTCTATAAACATAGTTTTCCCAAGTAATACTTAAGTTGATTTCAAAAGTATGACTATATAAGGCATCGAAACTTTTGTGATGCGGAAAAGCACATTGAGTTGGTTGCAGATCCATCCTCTTAAACAGCATAATCGCTACATCCTAGTAGCATTCTAAAAGCAGTGCCCATAAATCCCATAAAGGGGAAATTAGTTTTCTTGCCGATTATCAGTGCTTGATGAAATGAGCTTGATTTGCCTATCAATAACTAGTTATTTTATTGCTTTAGTATAAAAATTGGAGAATTGAACTATGCCAGAGGTAAAATTTGGTAGAAAGGACGAACCTTCTATCTCTCTACGGCGCAGCGACGATTTAATTGCCGTGCGGACTCGATCCACCCGTTCCCTGCGGAGGGGGCCAGTTCAATCGAGCGCAGCCGCAGAAGTCGCTGACGGTCAGCTAGTTTTGGACTTTCCCGAAGCAGGGGTAGAAGTCTATCGCGTTGATGCAAGTTCCGGGCGACGCACTCTGGACGAACGCAAACAATCGCTTCGCATGATGCCTGACATCCGTTTTGCAGGTGGAGTTTTTGTGGACGAGGCATCCAACGAGCCATACATCTATACTGAGAACCTTTTTATTAAGTTTATTGATGAGGCCGATCCCGAGGATTGTCAAGCAGTTATTAGGGAGGCTGGACTGACTGTCAAGGAAGAACTGACCTATGCTACAAATGCCTTTTTCGTTGCCGCACCTGAAGGAACGGGAGCGCAGATATTCGATTTAGCTGTATCCTTATTAAATCGCAGCGATGTTGAATTCTGCCATCCAGAGCTTTTGCGCCGTCGTGCCAAAAAAGGTATATTCCCACCCCAATGGCACCTCAAGACAACCACGGTTAACGGCATTCTCATTGCAGCTAGCGCCAATGTTGAGGCTGCGCATCTCATCACTAAAGGGACTGGCACCACCATTGCCGTAATCGATGATGGTATTGATATCGATCATCCAGAATTAAGTCGAACGGGGAAGGCTATCGCAACCCGCGATGCAACGCTCGGCACGAGCGATCCGCGTCCTAAAGATTTCGATCGCCGCTATCCAGACAACCACGGCACGGCGTGCGCGGGTGTAGCCTGCGCGGATGGGGCGTTTGGGGCTTCAGGTGTCGCTCCAGAAGCTAAGTTAATCCCAATTCGCTTGGCATCTGGTTTGGGATCTCAACAAGAGGCAAACGCCTTCAGATGGGCTGCTGATAATGGTGCTGATGTCATTTCTTGCAGTTGGGGGCCAGCAGATGGGGAATGGTGGAATCTTGGAGATCCCCAGCACAAACACTTCGAACCACTGCCTGCAAGCACGCGCTTAGCCCTGGACTATGCAACTACCAAGGGTAGAGGAGGGAAAGGATGCGTCATCCTATTTGCTGCTGGTAATGGTAATGAGAGCGTCGATAATGATGGATATGCCAGCTACGGAGGCGTAATTGCAGTTGCAGCCTGCAACGATCGCGGTAAGCGCAGCGTCTATAGCGACTACGGAAAAGCAGTGTGGTGCTGTTTCCCTAGCAGCGATTTTGGACACCCCCCCTTCAACCATCCCGATGCCCTCACAACCGGGATCTGGACGATAGATCGAGTTGGGGCGCGGGGATACAATCCAGGCAATTCTCAGTTGGGAGATGCGGGTGGAAATTATGCTAATGACTTTGGTGGAACCTCCAGTGCTTGTCCGGGCGCGGCAGGAATAGCAGCTTTAGTGCTTTCTGTTAACCCAAATCTGAAGGGAACAGAAGTGCGCGATATTTTGCGCCAAGCCTGCGATAAAATCGATCCGCAGGGCGGACAGTATGATGCGCAAGGTCGAAGCGATTTCTACGGTTACGGTCGCTTAAACGCTGAAACAGCCGTGAAGCTTGCCAAACCCAAACCCACAAACTCTATCCTCATCAGTCGCAATTTTAACCAGCCTCTCCCGGACTTACAATCAGTGCAAGTCTCAATTGATGTGGCTGAAACTCAACCAATCGGCAGGCTCTCCGTTACAATCGATATTCTGCATACCTTCATAGGCGATCTGGAAATAAACCTGATACCCCCTAGCAGCTTGGGCGCAGAGAAAATTGTCTTGCACAACCGCAAAGGTGGCGCAACTCAGAACCTGAAACAGGTTTATGATGAGACTCTAATTCCATCCCTATCAAATTTTAAGGGGAAGAGCATTCAAGGAACGTGGTCGCTTGAGATTTACGATCGCGCTGCCCGTGATGTGGGAACTTTGATCGGTTTTGGTTTGGAATTAACTTTACCGAACCCGATCGCTTGAGATCCAGGGGTATTCTCAGAGGGGTAGTGCTCCGTGCCCACCCCTCTTCAATCGAGAAGATATAGCAGTTACAGATCGAAGGGGACGATCTTGAGGTACAGCCCTACCCCTACAATCGCAGATCCATCTGCAGCCATATCAGGCTCGATCGCGAGCAATGG includes:
- a CDS encoding WD40 repeat domain-containing protein is translated as MQIVNAAIAPNREGTLIASSSADRTVKLWDINTRELLQTLQGHTYWAHLAPMESV
- a CDS encoding WD40 repeat domain-containing protein; amino-acid sequence: MGALSADGKRLASGSGDGTIKLWDVKTGECLTTLRTPRPYEGKNITGPTGLTGSQKIALKVLGAIELS
- a CDS encoding MFS transporter; the encoded protein is MKSQETPSEQLSFSTKLTYGAGYLAIAAPSTIQALFFLYFLTNIAGLNASLAGMVLLIGRVWDAINDPLVGWLSDRTQSRWGTRSHWILWGVIPFGIFFAMLWVVPNFGLGFDSRQNSLFWYYAIVSILFDTAFTAITVPYQALAPGLTQSYTERTSLSSIQSMFTIGGSIVSLVLARTIFSIVANSTLQYQLVGGVFAGFAVLVMYFSALRIRRQVKTEQSSEQPVPSIGHTFRSQLHLILQNRSFLCVVGIYFFSNLAINVMLTTTPYFIVNWMRLSDRIVTQVVLAAQVAIVLTLVVWNAARYRVDKRVIYSIGIPIAILAQIGMFFLQPGQVVWLYALSVLRGIGASVVLLVPFSMLPDVVDLDELLHGQRREGIFYGFMTQFQKFGAAIALFGVGKSLDWAGFVSNVAGQQVLAQPDAALWVIRLIFGPATALLLGLSLVLAYFYPITRQDHAIICLKLSQRN
- the psbN gene encoding photosystem II reaction center protein PsbN, which codes for MTALSIYTAFGSPNKKLSNPCEDCKD
- a CDS encoding S8 family serine peptidase; this encodes MPEVKFGRKDEPSISLRRSDDLIAVRTRSTRSLRRGPVQSSAAAEVADGQLVLDFPEAGVEVYRVDASSGRRTLDERKQSLRMMPDIRFAGGVFVDEASNEPYIYTENLFIKFIDEADPEDCQAVIREAGLTVKEELTYATNAFFVAAPEGTGAQIFDLAVSLLNRSDVEFCHPELLRRRAKKGIFPPQWHLKTTTVNGILIAASANVEAAHLITKGTGTTIAVIDDGIDIDHPELSRTGKAIATRDATLGTSDPRPKDFDRRYPDNHGTACAGVACADGAFGASGVAPEAKLIPIRLASGLGSQQEANAFRWAADNGADVISCSWGPADGEWWNLGDPQHKHFEPLPASTRLALDYATTKGRGGKGCVILFAAGNGNESVDNDGYASYGGVIAVAACNDRGKRSVYSDYGKAVWCCFPSSDFGHPPFNHPDALTTGIWTIDRVGARGYNPGNSQLGDAGGNYANDFGGTSSACPGAAGIAALVLSVNPNLKGTEVRDILRQACDKIDPQGGQYDAQGRSDFYGYGRLNAETAVKLAKPKPTNSILISRNFNQPLPDLQSVQVSIDVAETQPIGRLSVTIDILHTFIGDLEINLIPPSSLGAEKIVLHNRKGGATQNLKQVYDETLIPSLSNFKGKSIQGTWSLEIYDRAARDVGTLIGFGLELTLPNPIA
- a CDS encoding NB-ARC domain-containing protein, giving the protein MTAEEALALLDTLLQKQKLKDIQESVFRYAWQGLTYPEIAQYLGYDASYVRDVGYQLWQQLTQEFGEQVTKKNLQEVIMRQFYLSQKGNARSPLSSESTPIETIAIASEEALTHKEIDAANSTVSDRIDPALRRSLDTTSSQYWGERIDVTSFYGRSTEIAQLQQWIVGSGTHPEKNRCRLVSVLGMGGIGKTTLVAKLTEQIQDEFDFLIWQSLRNAPPIAEVLTTSIQHLSRQQTTVISQAVEAQISQLMDYLRSHRCLLIFDNFDAVLSSTSDGSRPYREGCEGYNELLREVSSKFHSSCLVLTSRVKPRILFPFEGDKLPARSLLLAGLGKTEILEIFKVDGCFSQTEADWEHLTETYAGNPLALKIVSTTVRDIFDGSISEFLTQGAIAFGDINLLLGQQFHRLSNLEKQVMYWLAIDREWVALAELREDFFPSPPQHTLLEALLSLAQRSLIEKSVGSFTLQPVVMEYVTEQLLGHICEELETQELDLFISHALILAQAKDYIRESQIRVILAPLAQRLVDKWRLKQEVEYRLKSILDKLRLTASHELRESHSLVGYAGGNILNLLNQLQLDLSGSDFSHLSIWQAYLVDTDLHRVNFAHANFSKSVFKQTFSGVFTVAFSSDGRSLVAGDSLGQVLLWRVPNGQPLWQAIGHTQWVRSVDFSPDGASVVSSSLDGSIKLWDTRTGQLLQTLPGHSPLRVVTFSPDGTTIASGGLDRAIRIWDAKTGQLLQAWQGHTNTVKSLAFSPDGTKLASGSFDRTIKIWDVSTGQLLKTLPGHDGIILSVDWHPDGATIASCGGDRVIKLWNAFTGKLVKILEGHTHWICCLQFSTDGRILISGSDDRTIKLWDVPTGKLLRNLPGHRYWVMAVALNADSTIAASGSEDQTVKFWEVSTGKLLNTLQGHSNSVLSVAWSIDGQVLASGSADFTVSLWDANIGEHVKRLSRHTHGVWSIAFSPDGRFLASGSDDSTIKLWEANAGSLIRTFEGHTHWALSIDFSPDGTKLVAGSMDQGVWLWEVNNEQAFQRWQGHTNLVWSVNFSSNGQVLASGGDDYTAKLWDVQSGQVIQTFVHPNSVLSVKFSVDQTALITGGADCLIRIWDLSTGQIARTLSDHTDRILAIALNREGTLIASSSADRTVKLWDINTGELLQTLQGHNYWVHSVAFSPNGDRLASGSGDGTIRLWDVETGGCLTTLRTPRPYEGTNIAGAIGLTEAQKMTLKALGAIELESVANFVG